The following coding sequences are from one Hymenobacter sp. DG25A window:
- the creD gene encoding cell envelope integrity protein CreD, protein MTSPSTFERLNSWIRQSVTIKLLSIGILILLLLIPASMVENLVQERANTRDQATAEVSAKWGGPQQFTGPVLVVPYRRLERDDKNRLLESTAYACFLPDTLLIKGSLAPERRRRGIYDVVVYSSQLQVQGTFQTASLADWNINPADIRWPEAFVAVGLSDMKGIRNGISLRWDGQSIDFEPGVPSPDVMPFSTAPQFSSLTAEVQHVEKYTSPAEVGVAGTGPATEAMSATVPLPDAAALARKHTFSFSVALNGSSALFFAPLGRETRVQLQAPWPDPSFAGAFLPRQHSVTPQGFQASWRVLHLNRSYPQRWRTADFRPDVDNSAFGARLIVPVDEYQKNMRAAKYALLPISLTFLIFFFVEVLNRKRIHPFQYILVGLGLVIFYVLLLALSEHMSFNAAYALAGLAIIGLVTAYAASIFRQRRLTLITAGVLVLVYGFVFVVLQLQDYALLIGSLGLLLVLATVMYLSRRINWYDTTETPAENSVA, encoded by the coding sequence ATGACCTCGCCTTCCACTTTTGAGCGGCTTAATTCCTGGATCCGGCAATCCGTAACCATCAAGCTGCTGTCTATCGGCATCCTGATTCTGTTGCTGCTGATTCCGGCCTCTATGGTGGAAAACCTGGTGCAGGAGCGCGCTAACACCCGCGACCAGGCCACGGCCGAGGTAAGCGCCAAATGGGGCGGGCCGCAGCAGTTTACGGGCCCGGTGCTGGTAGTGCCCTACCGCCGCCTGGAGCGCGACGATAAAAACCGCCTGCTGGAGAGTACCGCCTACGCCTGCTTCCTGCCCGATACCTTATTGATAAAGGGCTCCCTGGCCCCGGAACGGCGTCGGCGGGGCATTTATGATGTGGTGGTATACAGCTCGCAGCTGCAGGTGCAGGGCACTTTCCAGACGGCTTCGCTGGCCGATTGGAACATCAATCCGGCTGATATCCGCTGGCCCGAGGCGTTTGTGGCCGTGGGCTTGTCGGATATGAAAGGCATCCGCAACGGTATTTCCCTGCGCTGGGACGGGCAGTCCATAGATTTTGAGCCCGGCGTACCTTCGCCCGATGTAATGCCCTTTTCCACCGCGCCTCAGTTTAGCTCGCTGACGGCCGAGGTGCAGCATGTTGAAAAGTATACTAGTCCGGCAGAGGTGGGTGTGGCGGGTACTGGCCCGGCTACCGAAGCCATGAGTGCCACAGTGCCCCTGCCGGATGCCGCCGCCCTGGCCCGGAAACACACCTTTTCCTTTAGCGTGGCACTAAATGGCAGTTCCGCACTGTTCTTTGCACCACTGGGCCGCGAAACCCGCGTGCAGCTGCAGGCTCCCTGGCCCGACCCCAGCTTTGCCGGTGCTTTCCTGCCGCGTCAGCACAGCGTAACGCCCCAAGGTTTCCAAGCCTCGTGGCGGGTGCTGCACCTCAACCGCAGCTACCCCCAGCGCTGGCGCACCGCCGACTTCCGCCCCGATGTGGACAACTCCGCCTTCGGTGCCCGCCTGATTGTGCCGGTGGATGAGTATCAGAAAAACATGCGGGCCGCGAAGTATGCGTTGTTGCCTATTTCGCTTACCTTCCTGATTTTCTTCTTTGTGGAAGTGCTCAACCGGAAGCGCATCCATCCTTTTCAGTATATTCTGGTGGGATTAGGGCTGGTCATTTTTTACGTGCTGCTGCTGGCCCTCTCCGAGCACATGTCGTTTAATGCTGCCTACGCCCTGGCGGGGCTGGCTATCATCGGGCTGGTAACGGCTTATGCCGCCAGCATTTTCCGGCAGCGACGCCTTACGCTTATTACCGCGGGCGTGCTGGTGCTGGTGTACGGATTTGTATTTGTAGTGCTGCAGCTGCAGGATTATGCCCTCCTGATTGGCAGCCTGGGCCTGCTGCTGGTGCTGGCCACCGTGATGTATCTCTCGCGGCGTATCAACTGGTATGATACCACTGAAACGCCCGCCGAAAATTCAGTTGCTTAA
- the panB gene encoding 3-methyl-2-oxobutanoate hydroxymethyltransferase: protein MSQHKEVKLVTTHQLLAMKQRGEKISMLTAYDFSMATILDGAGVDVLLVGDSASNVMAGHETTLPITLDQMIYHAQSVVRAVKRAFVVVDMPFGSYQGNSSEALRSAIRIMKESGGHGIKLEGGAEIKDSITRILTAGIPVMGHLGLTPQSIYKFGTYTVRAKEEAEAQKLIEDALLLQELGCFSLVLEKIPSSLAKQVAEKLSIPVIGIGAGPDVDGQVLVVHDMLGITKEFKPRFLRRYAELGDVMNDAVQRYIADVKNRDFPTQEEAY, encoded by the coding sequence ATGTCGCAGCACAAAGAAGTCAAGCTCGTCACCACTCACCAGCTGCTGGCCATGAAGCAGCGGGGCGAAAAAATTTCGATGCTCACGGCCTACGACTTCTCCATGGCCACCATTCTGGATGGCGCCGGCGTTGACGTGCTGCTCGTCGGCGACTCGGCCTCCAACGTCATGGCCGGCCACGAAACTACGCTGCCCATCACGCTGGACCAGATGATTTACCACGCCCAGAGCGTGGTGCGCGCCGTGAAGCGGGCCTTTGTGGTAGTGGATATGCCCTTTGGCTCCTACCAGGGCAATTCTTCTGAAGCGCTGCGCTCCGCTATCCGCATCATGAAGGAATCGGGTGGGCACGGCATTAAGCTGGAGGGCGGCGCCGAAATCAAGGACAGCATTACGCGCATTCTCACGGCCGGCATACCGGTGATGGGCCACCTGGGCCTCACCCCGCAAAGCATTTATAAGTTTGGCACTTACACCGTGCGCGCTAAAGAAGAAGCCGAGGCGCAGAAGCTGATTGAAGATGCGCTGCTGCTCCAGGAACTGGGCTGCTTCTCGCTGGTGCTGGAGAAAATCCCCTCCAGCCTGGCTAAGCAGGTAGCGGAAAAGCTGAGCATTCCGGTAATTGGCATTGGCGCAGGCCCCGATGTAGACGGCCAAGTGCTGGTAGTGCACGATATGCTGGGCATCACCAAAGAATTTAAGCCCCGCTTCCTGCGCCGCTACGCTGAGCTGGGCGACGTAATGAACGACGCCGTGCAACGCTACATTGCCGACGTCAAAAACCGTGACTTCCCCACGCAGGAAGAAGCTTATTAA
- a CDS encoding putative LPS assembly protein LptD, whose product MTKSVPRPVQVALDTARTSQTGDSLRVSAAPKGNIETTIHYVAQDSIQFDVQERVAHLYTKAKIDYGTLSLEAARISIDYKKNLLTAEGAPDSTGKIKGRPIFKDKDQTYQAGRIAYNFKTKKGKIADAVTQQGEGYVHAEVVKKNALNEVFGRNGSYTTCNLEHPHFYINASKMKVIPREKVVTGPFNLVIGDIPTPLGFLFGYFPTPGKKRASGLILPTFGQTTDRGFFLRNGGYYWAASDYVGVRLTGEVYSGAADQFGGWGATADVQYRKRYSYTGSFNATFSQRPESQILRSSAVSLDQPYTRPPSPRTFWVSWNHSPQSRPGGGQFRASVSLGSQAYNVLNSFDTQRYLSSTYQSNIGYSKVIRNSPFNYSIQASQSQNTGTGEMNVTLPDFTLGVARQYPYEWLGLAPRGRFYEQFSLSYDLQGQNRLTNVEKARQLTIDGTSIPLIGGTSQGRRIPVNIANVGDLFRNAESSVRHNFGISLGSYTLLKHISLSPSVSYGLIWYNKKLDYKYDPLARAVRIDTTGFGMVYNYALGASASTNIYGLYVIKGKKVEAIRHKISPSISYSHSPDYLSSDKLYDGDTDFLDLRDGNGRLLGIQSISRFEGFGAGVPGGRTSNLLSFRLQNQLEMKVRAKKDTTGNTPFEKVSLIDGLDFGTTYDFEAPEFKLGLIRGSFRTQIARKLNFQMDGIFDAYQRDSTNRRLNQFLFQQSKWRLARITAANLSITYQFNPEQRKSNQKSNLAPNNTPVLGQPQNATPYEDYVDFSIPWTLNTSFSASYFNQPPVLPRAGEKTTSSLTTVTLSVNGTVKLTDKLRFGYNSGYDFRHKEVSYTSLDFYRDLHCWEISGSWIPFGQRQGYSVTIAAKSSLLQDLKLSRNRSFYNR is encoded by the coding sequence TTGACAAAGTCCGTGCCGCGGCCGGTGCAGGTAGCGCTGGATACCGCCCGTACGTCCCAGACCGGCGACTCGTTGCGCGTATCGGCGGCTCCCAAGGGGAATATTGAGACCACCATACACTACGTAGCCCAGGATTCTATTCAGTTTGATGTGCAGGAGCGGGTAGCACATTTGTACACCAAAGCCAAGATTGATTATGGCACCTTGTCTCTGGAAGCCGCCCGTATTTCCATTGATTACAAAAAGAATCTGCTCACGGCTGAAGGCGCCCCCGACTCAACCGGAAAAATAAAGGGCCGCCCCATTTTCAAAGACAAAGACCAGACCTATCAGGCCGGGCGCATTGCCTACAACTTCAAAACCAAGAAAGGCAAGATTGCCGATGCTGTAACCCAGCAGGGCGAGGGCTACGTGCACGCCGAGGTAGTGAAGAAAAATGCCCTGAACGAAGTATTTGGGCGCAATGGCAGCTACACCACCTGCAACCTAGAGCACCCGCACTTCTACATCAATGCCAGCAAAATGAAGGTGATTCCCCGCGAGAAAGTGGTGACGGGCCCCTTCAACCTGGTGATTGGCGACATTCCCACGCCCTTGGGCTTTCTGTTTGGCTACTTCCCTACACCCGGTAAAAAGCGGGCCTCCGGGCTGATACTGCCCACCTTTGGCCAAACCACCGACCGCGGCTTTTTCCTTCGTAACGGCGGCTACTACTGGGCCGCCAGTGATTATGTAGGCGTGCGCCTGACGGGAGAAGTCTACTCCGGCGCCGCCGACCAGTTTGGCGGCTGGGGCGCCACGGCCGATGTACAATACCGCAAGCGCTACTCCTATACCGGCTCCTTCAATGCCACCTTCAGCCAGCGCCCGGAAAGCCAGATTCTGCGCTCCTCAGCTGTTAGTCTGGACCAGCCCTATACTCGTCCGCCCTCGCCACGCACCTTTTGGGTTAGCTGGAACCACTCGCCACAGTCGCGCCCGGGTGGCGGGCAGTTCCGGGCCAGCGTGAGTCTGGGCAGCCAGGCCTACAATGTGCTCAACAGCTTTGATACCCAACGGTACCTTTCCTCCACCTATCAGTCCAACATTGGGTATTCCAAGGTGATTCGCAACTCACCTTTCAACTACTCCATCCAGGCCAGCCAGAGCCAGAATACGGGCACCGGCGAAATGAATGTGACCCTGCCCGACTTTACCCTGGGCGTAGCGCGGCAATACCCGTACGAATGGCTGGGCCTGGCGCCCCGGGGCCGCTTTTATGAGCAGTTCTCCCTGAGCTACGACCTGCAGGGCCAAAACCGCCTGACCAACGTGGAGAAGGCCCGGCAGCTAACCATAGACGGCACCAGCATTCCCCTGATTGGTGGTACCAGCCAGGGCCGCCGCATTCCGGTAAACATTGCAAATGTAGGCGACCTGTTTCGCAACGCGGAATCCAGCGTACGCCATAATTTTGGTATCTCGCTGGGTAGCTACACCTTGCTGAAGCACATCAGCCTCTCCCCTTCTGTAAGCTACGGGCTAATTTGGTACAACAAGAAACTCGATTACAAGTATGATCCTTTGGCTCGGGCCGTACGCATTGATACTACGGGCTTTGGTATGGTGTATAACTACGCCCTTGGTGCTTCTGCCTCTACCAACATCTATGGCTTATATGTAATCAAGGGTAAGAAGGTGGAGGCTATACGGCATAAAATTTCGCCCTCTATCAGCTACAGCCACTCCCCCGATTATCTAAGCAGTGATAAATTGTATGATGGGGACACAGATTTTCTGGACCTGCGGGACGGGAATGGCCGACTCTTGGGTATCCAAAGCATATCCCGGTTTGAGGGCTTTGGCGCGGGCGTGCCCGGTGGCCGAACATCTAATCTCCTCTCCTTCCGCCTGCAGAACCAGCTGGAAATGAAAGTACGGGCCAAGAAGGATACCACCGGCAACACCCCGTTTGAGAAAGTAAGCCTGATTGATGGGCTGGACTTTGGTACTACTTACGACTTTGAGGCGCCGGAATTCAAGCTGGGCTTGATCCGGGGCAGCTTCCGCACCCAGATTGCCCGCAAGCTGAACTTTCAGATGGACGGTATTTTTGACGCCTACCAGCGCGACAGCACCAACCGCCGCCTGAACCAGTTCCTTTTTCAGCAAAGCAAATGGCGGCTGGCGCGTATCACGGCCGCTAACCTGTCCATCACTTATCAGTTTAACCCTGAGCAGCGGAAATCAAATCAGAAGAGCAACCTGGCCCCCAACAACACGCCGGTGCTGGGCCAGCCCCAGAATGCTACTCCGTACGAGGACTATGTTGATTTCAGCATCCCCTGGACGCTGAATACCTCCTTCTCGGCCAGCTACTTCAACCAGCCCCCGGTACTTCCCCGCGCCGGCGAGAAGACCACCTCCTCCCTTACCACCGTTACCCTCAGCGTAAACGGCACCGTAAAACTGACCGATAAGCTCCGCTTTGGCTACAACAGCGGCTACGACTTCCGCCATAAGGAAGTAAGCTATACCTCCCTGGATTTCTACCGGGACCTGCACTGCTGGGAAATCAGCGGCAGCTGGATTCCGTTTGGGCAGCGCCAGGGCTACTCGGTTACCATTGCGGCCAAATCATCGTTGCTGCAGGACCTGAAACTGAGCCGCAACCGCTCTTTCTATAACCGCTAA
- a CDS encoding N-acetylmuramoyl-L-alanine amidase: protein MRNIVALGTVGLMLLTGSPAPSASSSFPASASRHTQRYKLRTVVLDAGHGGKDRGCAGVKAREADVSLKLILELGRQIEENMPDVKVVYTRKTDVFVELADRAGIANKHNADLFISIHCNAGPSVAHGTEVWTMGPHKTDANLGVAKRENAVILQEDNYQERYNGFDPHSPQSHILFSLFQSAYMVNSIRFAQKVDQQFRTAVRRPSRGVKQAGFLVLWKTAMPSVLIEAGFLTNPGEERYLNDKSGQSYMASGVYRAFKEYKQELEATTAD, encoded by the coding sequence GTGCGGAATATTGTCGCTCTTGGTACTGTAGGCCTGATGCTCCTCACCGGCAGCCCGGCTCCTTCAGCTTCTTCCTCGTTTCCTGCCTCGGCCAGCCGCCACACGCAGCGCTATAAGCTACGCACCGTGGTACTGGATGCCGGACATGGCGGGAAAGACCGTGGCTGCGCCGGCGTGAAAGCCCGCGAGGCCGATGTTTCTTTGAAGCTGATTCTGGAACTGGGCCGGCAGATAGAAGAGAATATGCCGGATGTAAAAGTAGTATACACCCGCAAAACAGATGTATTTGTAGAGCTGGCCGACCGGGCCGGCATTGCCAATAAGCATAATGCGGATCTGTTTATCAGTATTCACTGCAATGCCGGGCCTTCCGTAGCGCATGGTACGGAGGTCTGGACGATGGGGCCGCACAAGACGGATGCCAACCTGGGCGTAGCCAAGCGGGAAAACGCCGTAATCCTGCAGGAAGACAATTATCAGGAGCGCTACAACGGCTTCGATCCGCACTCCCCGCAGAGCCATATTCTGTTTTCTCTGTTTCAAAGCGCGTATATGGTTAACAGTATTCGGTTTGCCCAGAAAGTAGATCAGCAGTTTCGTACTGCCGTGCGCCGGCCCAGCAGGGGCGTAAAGCAGGCAGGTTTTCTGGTGCTCTGGAAAACGGCCATGCCCTCCGTGCTCATTGAAGCCGGCTTCCTCACGAACCCCGGCGAAGAGCGGTATCTGAACGATAAATCCGGACAGTCGTATATGGCCTCGGGTGTCTACCGGGCCTTCAAAGAATACAAACAGGAGCTGGAGGCAACTACCGCCGACTAA
- a CDS encoding MlaD family protein: protein MSKEIKVALLAIAALALLFVGFRFLKGSNILSSNRTYYAKYDNVDGLTVGNPVLLNGVQVGQVKEMQLLPEEKNHIKVSIELGKNIVVGDSTVASLSGSLLGSKTITLFMGKNSKVYEGGEELRSYTVASITDAFQARALPVLGTVDSTLIKINSFLNKDAKKSIQATLLNAEGTSAELQKMLVANQSNINQITRNMAQLTQALNVTSRKIDRIAANFGQLSDSLRVAPVGPALRNLNATVTEAQTAMKSLNQSLSQSKGSLGKLINDDSLYTNLNATSASANALLVDLKANPKRYVHFSVFGGGGKEKTKKEIEQKPGGELKIETKTVESSTQPLAPTDTAVTPKN from the coding sequence GTGTCGAAAGAAATTAAAGTAGCCCTGCTGGCCATTGCGGCCCTAGCGTTGTTGTTTGTGGGGTTTAGGTTCCTGAAAGGCAGCAATATTCTCTCTTCCAACCGCACCTACTACGCCAAGTACGACAACGTAGACGGCCTGACCGTGGGCAACCCGGTTTTACTGAATGGCGTGCAGGTAGGCCAGGTAAAGGAAATGCAGCTGCTGCCGGAAGAAAAAAACCACATCAAAGTATCCATTGAGCTGGGCAAAAACATTGTGGTAGGCGACTCCACCGTGGCCAGCCTGTCGGGCTCTTTGCTGGGTTCCAAAACCATTACCCTGTTTATGGGTAAGAATTCTAAAGTGTATGAGGGCGGAGAAGAGCTGCGCTCCTACACCGTGGCCAGCATTACCGATGCTTTCCAGGCCCGCGCCCTTCCCGTGCTGGGCACCGTCGATTCCACGCTCATCAAGATCAACAGCTTCCTGAACAAGGATGCCAAGAAGAGCATTCAGGCTACGCTGCTGAACGCCGAGGGCACCTCCGCCGAGCTGCAGAAAATGCTGGTGGCCAACCAATCCAACATCAACCAGATTACACGAAACATGGCCCAGCTTACGCAGGCCCTGAACGTTACCTCCCGCAAGATTGACCGCATTGCCGCCAACTTCGGCCAGCTCAGCGACTCTCTGCGGGTTGCGCCTGTGGGCCCCGCCCTGCGCAACCTGAATGCCACCGTAACGGAAGCGCAAACGGCCATGAAATCCCTGAACCAGTCCCTGAGCCAGTCGAAAGGCTCTTTGGGCAAGCTCATCAACGACGATTCGCTGTACACCAACCTCAATGCTACCTCCGCCTCGGCCAATGCGCTGCTGGTGGATCTGAAAGCTAACCCCAAGCGCTACGTGCACTTCTCGGTGTTTGGCGGGGGTGGTAAAGAAAAAACCAAGAAGGAAATAGAGCAGAAACCCGGCGGCGAGCTGAAAATCGAAACCAAAACCGTGGAAAGCTCTACCCAGCCCCTGGCACCTACTGATACAGCAGTAACCCCTAAAAACTAA
- a CDS encoding acyl-CoA carboxylase subunit beta, producing MNLEFNKNEDLVKQLTFQLRQRLKKVALGGGEKRIEAHKAKGKLTARERIDYLLDKGAEQVEIGAFAGEGMYQSEGGCPGGGVVVVIGYVKGRQCIVVANDATVKAGAWFPITAKKNLRAQEISIENKLPIIYLVDSAGVYLPMQDEIFPDKEHFGRIFRNNAVMSSMGIVQLSAIMGPCVAGGAYLPIMSDEAMIVEGTGSVFLAGSYLVKSAIGETIDNETLGGAITHSEISGVTDYKFPNDEECLDHIRNIFDKMGATPTAGFSRTEPALPREKQEEIYGLLPSDRVKPYDMMDIINRLVDNSEFEPYKDLYGQTLLCGLARIDGWAVGIVANQRKIVKTKKGAMQMGGVIYSDSADKAARFIMNCNQKRIPLVFLHDVSGFMVGSQSEHGGIIKDGAKMVNAMANSVVPKFTVIIGNSYGAGNYAMCGKAYDPRLIVAWPTAQLAVMSGAAAANTLLQIQVASLKAKGEVITSEAEKELLDRIKARYEEQLSPYYAAARLWVDAIIDPLETRKVISQGIAAANHAPIEKAYNVGVIQV from the coding sequence ATGAATCTGGAATTCAACAAAAACGAAGACCTGGTTAAACAACTCACCTTCCAACTGCGTCAGCGCCTGAAAAAAGTAGCCCTGGGCGGCGGCGAAAAACGCATTGAAGCCCACAAAGCTAAAGGCAAGCTCACGGCTCGCGAGCGGATTGATTATCTGCTGGATAAAGGCGCCGAGCAGGTTGAAATTGGGGCCTTTGCCGGCGAGGGTATGTACCAGTCGGAAGGTGGCTGCCCTGGTGGCGGCGTGGTGGTGGTAATTGGCTACGTGAAAGGCAGGCAGTGCATTGTGGTGGCCAATGATGCCACCGTGAAGGCCGGCGCCTGGTTTCCCATCACGGCCAAAAAGAACCTGCGGGCCCAGGAAATCAGCATCGAAAACAAGCTGCCCATCATTTACCTGGTAGACTCGGCCGGGGTGTACCTGCCCATGCAGGACGAGATTTTCCCCGATAAGGAGCATTTCGGCCGCATTTTCCGCAACAACGCCGTGATGAGCAGCATGGGCATTGTGCAGCTATCCGCCATTATGGGTCCGTGCGTGGCTGGTGGCGCCTACCTGCCTATTATGTCCGACGAAGCCATGATAGTGGAAGGCACCGGCTCGGTGTTCCTGGCCGGCTCTTACCTGGTGAAATCCGCCATTGGCGAAACCATTGACAACGAAACGCTGGGCGGCGCCATCACGCACTCCGAAATTTCGGGCGTGACGGACTACAAATTCCCGAACGACGAAGAGTGCCTGGACCACATCCGCAACATATTCGATAAGATGGGCGCTACGCCCACCGCCGGCTTCAGCCGCACAGAGCCCGCGCTGCCCCGCGAAAAGCAGGAGGAAATCTACGGCCTGTTGCCCTCTGACCGGGTGAAGCCCTACGACATGATGGACATCATCAACCGGCTGGTGGATAACTCCGAGTTTGAGCCATACAAAGACCTCTACGGCCAGACGCTGCTCTGTGGCCTGGCCCGCATTGATGGCTGGGCCGTGGGCATTGTAGCCAACCAGCGCAAGATTGTGAAGACCAAGAAGGGCGCCATGCAGATGGGCGGCGTTATCTACTCCGACTCCGCCGACAAGGCCGCGCGCTTCATCATGAACTGCAACCAGAAGCGCATTCCGCTGGTGTTCCTGCACGATGTATCCGGCTTTATGGTGGGCTCGCAGAGTGAGCACGGCGGTATTATTAAGGACGGCGCCAAAATGGTGAATGCCATGGCCAACTCCGTAGTGCCCAAGTTCACCGTCATCATCGGCAACAGCTACGGAGCCGGCAACTACGCCATGTGCGGCAAAGCCTACGACCCGCGCCTGATTGTGGCCTGGCCTACCGCCCAGCTGGCCGTAATGAGCGGAGCCGCCGCCGCCAACACCCTGCTCCAGATTCAGGTAGCCTCCCTCAAAGCCAAAGGCGAAGTCATCACGTCCGAAGCCGAAAAGGAACTGCTGGACCGCATCAAAGCCCGTTACGAAGAGCAGCTTTCCCCTTATTACGCCGCTGCCCGCCTCTGGGTAGATGCTATTATTGACCCGCTGGAAACGCGCAAAGTCATTTCCCAGGGCATTGCTGCGGCTAACCATGCGCCCATTGAAAAGGCGTACAATGTGGGGGTTATTCAGGTGTGA
- a CDS encoding acyltransferase, whose protein sequence is MAFFSQEQLEKMGFRALGKNVLLSDKAAVYGAKNISIGDNSRIDDFCIMSAGAGGIVIGRHVHIACYVSLIGQATITIEDFAGLSGKTSVYSSSDDFSGNYLTGPTVHSDFTNVSHKSVHIGKHVIVGAGCIILPGVTIGEGSALGAMSLANRNCEAFGIYSGSPARLVKQREKKMLQLEQAFLTSGK, encoded by the coding sequence ATGGCATTTTTCTCTCAGGAACAACTCGAAAAAATGGGCTTCAGGGCCCTAGGAAAAAACGTACTGCTTTCGGATAAAGCTGCTGTTTATGGGGCTAAAAATATATCCATCGGTGACAATAGCCGCATCGATGATTTTTGCATTATGTCAGCTGGCGCGGGCGGTATAGTCATTGGCCGACACGTACACATTGCCTGTTATGTCTCCCTAATTGGGCAAGCCACTATTACTATAGAAGATTTTGCCGGTCTTTCCGGTAAAACCAGTGTGTATTCCAGCTCAGACGATTTTTCTGGTAACTACCTGACTGGTCCTACTGTGCACTCTGATTTCACTAATGTATCGCATAAGTCAGTGCATATTGGCAAACATGTCATCGTTGGAGCTGGATGTATCATTTTGCCCGGTGTCACGATAGGCGAAGGCAGCGCGTTAGGAGCCATGTCGTTGGCAAACAGAAACTGCGAAGCCTTTGGCATTTATTCAGGTTCGCCGGCTCGCTTGGTGAAACAAAGGGAGAAGAAAATGCTACAATTGGAACAAGCTTTTCTGACTTCAGGTAAATAG
- a CDS encoding enoyl-CoA hydratase/isomerase family protein produces MINSENLFVDVKENGVMIVAVNRPAKMNALNIETLRELEECFRSAAQDAQVRAIMVTGMGEKAFVAGADISEIAALSSADSREFVERGQAVFRLIEQCHKPVIAAVNGFALGGGCELAMACHLRVGSNKAVFGLPEVSLGIIPGYGGTQRLAQIVGKGKALEIMLTGDFIKAEEAYRISLLNVLVTPEQLMPRCYELIERILSRAPVAVAMVLQAVDTFYTHPAGFASEIDGFVTCCETTDFREGTNAFMEKRQPVFTGV; encoded by the coding sequence ATGATCAATTCAGAAAATTTGTTTGTTGACGTGAAGGAAAACGGGGTGATGATAGTTGCCGTCAACCGTCCTGCCAAAATGAACGCACTGAATATTGAAACCCTACGAGAATTAGAAGAGTGCTTTCGCTCAGCGGCGCAGGATGCACAGGTACGCGCTATCATGGTGACCGGTATGGGAGAAAAAGCCTTCGTGGCTGGGGCCGATATTTCGGAAATCGCTGCTCTATCGTCGGCTGATAGCCGCGAGTTTGTGGAGCGCGGTCAGGCCGTATTTCGCCTGATTGAACAATGCCACAAGCCTGTGATAGCTGCCGTGAATGGCTTTGCTCTAGGCGGCGGCTGTGAGTTGGCGATGGCATGCCACCTTCGCGTAGGTAGCAACAAAGCCGTGTTTGGGCTTCCGGAAGTGAGCTTGGGCATTATACCTGGCTATGGAGGGACCCAGCGCTTAGCCCAGATTGTAGGTAAAGGCAAGGCCCTCGAAATCATGCTGACCGGTGACTTCATCAAAGCGGAGGAAGCCTACCGTATCAGCTTACTCAACGTGCTGGTAACACCGGAGCAACTGATGCCCCGCTGCTATGAGCTGATTGAACGGATTCTGTCCCGGGCTCCTGTGGCCGTTGCTATGGTTTTACAAGCTGTAGATACCTTCTACACCCATCCGGCTGGCTTCGCCTCCGAGATAGATGGCTTCGTGACTTGTTGCGAAACCACCGATTTCCGGGAAGGTACCAACGCTTTTATGGAAAAGCGCCAGCCGGTATTTACAGGAGTTTAA
- a CDS encoding GNAT family N-acetyltransferase — translation MITLRRTTSDNPDFRELVALLDHDLAVRDGDDHAFYVQYNKLVAINHVVVAYLADKAVGCGAFKEYEAGQVEVKRMFVRPEYRGQGIAGAVLAELEQWARELNYAACVLETGKQQPEAIRLYEKSGYAYIPNYGQYAGVDNSVCMKKGLATTQV, via the coding sequence ATGATTACCCTACGTCGAACAACCTCTGACAACCCCGATTTCCGGGAACTGGTGGCGCTACTGGACCACGATTTAGCCGTGCGCGACGGCGACGACCATGCCTTCTATGTCCAGTACAACAAGCTGGTGGCCATCAACCATGTGGTAGTAGCTTACCTGGCTGATAAGGCAGTAGGCTGCGGCGCTTTCAAGGAATATGAAGCCGGGCAGGTAGAGGTGAAGCGCATGTTTGTGCGCCCGGAATACCGGGGACAGGGCATTGCCGGTGCCGTGTTGGCTGAGTTGGAACAGTGGGCCCGGGAGCTAAACTACGCCGCCTGCGTGTTGGAAACCGGTAAACAGCAGCCCGAGGCCATCCGCCTCTACGAGAAAAGCGGCTACGCCTACATCCCCAACTACGGGCAGTATGCAGGCGTGGACAACAGCGTGTGCATGAAGAAAGGGCTGGCTACGACGCAGGTTTAA
- a CDS encoding DUF3703 domain-containing protein — MATLFLPAVLRPPYYTELAAARAAYLRQEPAMAFHHLERAHVLGQRWAFPHTQVHLLMLRHGLRIGSVREVLGQIPRVMLGFLGSLVGRVPIGNTGGANVPAEQPMPIPADLEAWLRLA, encoded by the coding sequence ATGGCTACACTTTTTCTCCCCGCCGTTTTGCGGCCTCCTTACTACACCGAGCTTGCAGCGGCTCGCGCCGCTTATCTGCGCCAGGAACCTGCCATGGCCTTTCATCATTTGGAGCGCGCCCATGTTCTGGGGCAGCGGTGGGCTTTCCCGCACACCCAGGTGCACCTGCTGATGCTGCGCCATGGCCTGCGCATCGGCAGCGTGCGCGAAGTGCTGGGCCAAATTCCGCGGGTTATGCTGGGCTTTCTGGGTTCTTTAGTGGGTCGGGTACCCATTGGCAACACGGGCGGCGCCAACGTGCCCGCCGAACAACCCATGCCTATTCCTGCCGATCTGGAAGCATGGCTGCGGCTAGCTTAA